A genomic window from Desulfonatronovibrio magnus includes:
- a CDS encoding HigA family addiction module antitoxin: MRNIHPVTPGELLKKEFLETMGITKYRLAKEIGVPAQRIGEIVAGKRSITADTDLRLCRFFGLSNGYWLRAQAAYDTEVAESVLAEQLVNIRPWSETISQ, from the coding sequence ATGCGTAATATACATCCTGTAACGCCTGGCGAGTTACTGAAAAAAGAGTTCCTTGAGACAATGGGAATTACTAAGTATCGACTTGCTAAAGAAATTGGAGTTCCTGCGCAACGGATAGGTGAAATTGTTGCGGGGAAACGTTCTATTACAGCTGATACAGATTTGCGGCTTTGCCGTTTTTTTGGGTTGTCCAACGGCTATTGGCTGCGTGCTCAGGCAGCATATGACACGGAGGTAGCTGAGTCGGTTTTGGCCGAACAGCTTGTTAATATCCGTCCATGGAGCGAGACAATTTCACAGTAG
- a CDS encoding Rpn family recombination-promoting nuclease/putative transposase has translation MKQLDFNKIYYEKDSFLPKSLQSYYSDLVVSVPTKCSSYVAKVFFLLEHKSTFKKNTPLQFLRYILEFWEQYQKNTGETRLPVIIPILIAHPEEGWKPTKLSDLVNLPSDDFKIFIPDFNFLLYDAVNDDPEDYDFDETLKALFTIWRYSGSPEFMNGVK, from the coding sequence GTGAAACAGCTTGATTTTAACAAGATTTACTACGAGAAGGATTCATTTCTGCCCAAGAGCCTGCAAAGCTACTATTCCGACCTGGTTGTCAGCGTGCCCACCAAATGTAGTTCATATGTAGCCAAGGTATTTTTTCTTCTTGAGCACAAAAGTACTTTTAAGAAGAATACTCCGCTGCAGTTCTTGAGGTATATCCTTGAGTTTTGGGAACAATACCAGAAAAATACTGGTGAAACCAGATTACCGGTCATTATCCCCATATTGATAGCTCATCCAGAAGAGGGTTGGAAGCCCACCAAATTGTCAGACCTGGTTAATCTGCCCTCTGATGATTTCAAAATTTTCATTCCTGACTTTAACTTTTTGCTGTATGATGCAGTAAATGATGACCCAGAAGACTACGATTTTGATGAAACCTTAAAAGCTCTTTTTACCATCTGGCGCTATTCAGGATCTCCAGAATTCATGAATGGGGTTAAATGA
- a CDS encoding type II toxin-antitoxin system RelE/ParE family toxin → MRDVINERRYYVIMIISFKCKHTEKLAGGVRVRHFVNFERIALRKLRQLQAASRLDDLMKIPPGNMLEALSHDRKGQHSIRINKQFRICFFWTKAGAEDVEIVDYH, encoded by the coding sequence ATGCGTGACGTTATTAATGAGCGGCGTTACTATGTTATCATGATCATTTCTTTCAAATGTAAGCATACCGAAAAACTTGCGGGCGGTGTGAGAGTCAGACATTTCGTGAATTTTGAGCGTATTGCATTGCGTAAGCTTCGCCAGCTTCAGGCTGCAAGCCGTCTGGACGACTTGATGAAGATCCCGCCCGGCAACATGCTTGAAGCTCTATCTCATGATCGTAAAGGGCAGCATAGTATTCGAATCAACAAACAGTTTCGCATCTGCTTTTTCTGGACCAAGGCTGGTGCGGAGGATGTTGAAATTGTTGACTACCATTAG
- a CDS encoding Rpn family recombination-promoting nuclease/putative transposase: MQKAPKIHDNTIKYFLSDRKNAISVIRALLPKKVQEHLDLDKIRYEKDTFIPKHLREYFSDLLTSVPTKCGTSESKVLFLLEHKSTFKRFTPLQFLRYILEFWDFYLRNAKRESDKLPVVIPILIAHPEYGWRALKISDLVNLPSDDFKVYIPDFEFLLFDAVKDDPENYEFDEALKALFTIWKYAHSPEFMEGIKKAFRLIKKIDPDVRLDEYLKLILQYLELNREEKEYAEIKKIAETELDEGEQYMGTIAEMFRNEGKHEGAIIGRQEGKLENAQETLIDQASELYGPLPGMLSDKIRSIQSIDNLRVLARKIIRTESLDEFTELVNKAALN; the protein is encoded by the coding sequence ATGCAAAAGGCACCAAAGATCCACGATAATACAATCAAGTACTTCCTTTCAGACCGGAAGAATGCCATCAGTGTAATACGAGCTTTGCTCCCAAAGAAAGTTCAGGAGCATTTGGATTTAGACAAAATCCGCTATGAGAAAGACACCTTTATTCCCAAACATCTCAGAGAGTATTTTTCTGACCTCCTGACCAGCGTACCTACTAAGTGCGGAACATCTGAATCCAAAGTTCTTTTCCTGCTGGAGCATAAGAGCACATTTAAAAGATTTACGCCGCTCCAATTTTTAAGATATATACTTGAGTTCTGGGATTTTTATCTGAGAAATGCAAAGAGGGAAAGCGATAAGTTGCCCGTTGTAATACCTATTCTAATCGCCCACCCTGAATATGGATGGCGGGCCTTGAAGATATCCGACCTGGTTAATTTGCCTTCTGATGATTTCAAGGTGTACATACCGGACTTCGAGTTTCTGCTTTTTGATGCAGTCAAGGACGATCCGGAAAACTACGAATTTGATGAAGCTCTAAAAGCTCTCTTTACCATCTGGAAGTATGCGCACTCTCCAGAGTTCATGGAAGGGATCAAAAAAGCCTTCAGGCTGATAAAGAAAATTGATCCGGATGTACGGCTGGATGAGTACCTCAAGCTCATTCTGCAATACCTTGAGTTGAACAGGGAAGAAAAGGAATACGCAGAGATAAAGAAAATAGCTGAAACCGAATTAGATGAAGGGGAACAGTATATGGGTACCATAGCAGAAATGTTTAGAAATGAGGGCAAGCATGAAGGAGCAATCATTGGGAGACAGGAGGGCAAACTAGAAAATGCCCAAGAAACTCTGATAGACCAGGCATCAGAACTCTACGGTCCACTACCCGGCATGCTCTCAGATAAAATCAGATCTATTCAATCCATTGATAACCTTCGGGTTTTGGCCAGAAAGATCATCAGAACAGAGTCCCTGGATGAATTCACAGAACTGGTAAACAAAGCGGCACTCAACTAA